Proteins encoded together in one candidate division WWE3 bacterium window:
- the secA gene encoding preprotein translocase subunit SecA, producing MTLLSSLFDSNSSQVNKIRPYLSQINELEKKYEGLTDAELLAQSQDLRQRATSPNESVLDLILPEAFALVKIATARSQNKHLFDEQLLGGIALHQGKIAEMRTGEGKTNVATLPLYLNALTGRGCHLVTPNDYLSRHGAGWMGQIYNLLGVSVGVIIHDQAFIFDAAFENTTFLDEYSRHLKPVDRRVAYAADITYGTNNEFGFDYLRDNMVWDLSQKVQRGHAFAIVDEVDSILIDEARTPLIISAPDADSTSRYLEFAKLATILIPDTDYKVDEKTRSSTLTELGIVKIERKLGVDNLYEKDFEAVHHIENALKARSLFERDRDYVVKDGEVVIVDEFTGRLMPGRRFSEGLHQALEAKENVPVQKESKTLATISFQNYFRLYEKLAGMTGTALTEAEEFHKIYKLEVLGIPTHRPMVRKDASDVVYKTVAGKFKAIVDEIEARHKNGQPILIGTVSVDKSELISNLLKRRGINHEVLNAKNHEREALIIAQSGHKGAVTVATNMAGRGVDIILGGETSNRDQANWQKEHDEVVALGGLAVLGTERHESRRIDNQLRGRAGRQGDMGYSRFYVSLQDDLMRIFGGEAVSHLMDRFGMDENTPLEAGLVSRSIESAQKKVEGHNFDIRKHLVEYDDVMNKQRTVIYNLRNKLLAGDSAWLLSNAGMEDKSPQFGEHWLQVLKQIALQVIDTLWIEHLTYMDDLHEGIGLRGYAQQDPLVAYKREGRLAFERLVQTIYSTIKERMEMLEKDAVTQQQVQVEKPRELAHAQYIHKESDLGVADETAASSTPVVAGPKVGRNDLCPCGSGKKYKNCHGK from the coding sequence ATGACCCTCTTGTCAAGTTTATTCGACTCTAATTCCAGCCAAGTTAATAAAATCCGGCCTTATTTATCTCAAATTAATGAACTAGAAAAGAAATATGAGGGCCTTACTGACGCGGAGCTTTTGGCCCAGAGTCAGGATCTAAGGCAGCGAGCTACCAGCCCCAACGAAAGTGTTTTAGACTTAATTCTTCCAGAGGCTTTCGCCCTGGTTAAAATCGCCACAGCCAGGTCCCAAAATAAGCATTTATTTGATGAGCAATTACTGGGGGGCATTGCCTTGCATCAAGGTAAAATCGCGGAAATGCGGACTGGTGAGGGAAAGACAAATGTCGCAACCTTACCGCTTTATCTAAACGCTTTGACCGGCCGCGGTTGCCATTTAGTGACCCCAAATGATTATTTAAGTCGTCATGGCGCCGGTTGGATGGGTCAAATCTATAATTTGCTGGGCGTAAGTGTTGGGGTCATTATTCACGATCAAGCTTTTATATTTGACGCTGCGTTTGAAAACACTACTTTCCTTGATGAATATTCTCGTCATTTAAAACCGGTGGACAGGCGGGTCGCTTACGCCGCCGATATTACTTACGGCACTAACAATGAGTTTGGTTTTGATTACTTGCGCGACAACATGGTTTGGGATTTAAGCCAAAAAGTGCAGCGCGGACATGCGTTTGCGATTGTCGATGAAGTCGACTCGATTTTAATAGATGAAGCCCGAACTCCTTTAATTATTTCCGCTCCCGATGCTGATTCTACCAGCCGTTATTTAGAGTTTGCCAAACTGGCGACGATTTTAATTCCCGATACCGACTATAAAGTTGACGAGAAAACCCGCAGTTCCACTCTTACAGAGTTGGGGATCGTTAAAATTGAGCGGAAACTTGGGGTCGACAATCTTTATGAAAAAGATTTTGAAGCGGTTCATCACATTGAGAATGCACTTAAAGCCCGTTCACTTTTTGAACGGGATAGGGATTACGTGGTCAAAGATGGGGAAGTGGTCATAGTTGATGAATTTACCGGGCGTCTTATGCCGGGGCGACGCTTTAGTGAAGGCTTACACCAAGCCCTGGAAGCCAAGGAAAACGTCCCTGTCCAAAAAGAATCCAAGACTTTAGCCACTATTTCTTTTCAAAATTATTTTCGGCTTTACGAAAAGTTGGCCGGCATGACCGGCACGGCTTTAACTGAAGCCGAAGAATTCCACAAAATTTATAAACTAGAAGTTCTGGGGATTCCTACTCATCGACCGATGGTGCGCAAGGATGCCTCTGACGTGGTTTATAAGACAGTGGCTGGCAAATTTAAGGCTATTGTTGACGAAATCGAAGCCAGGCATAAAAACGGTCAACCGATTCTAATCGGCACTGTTTCGGTTGACAAGAGCGAACTGATATCGAATCTTCTTAAAAGACGAGGCATTAATCATGAGGTTCTTAATGCCAAAAACCACGAAAGAGAAGCCTTGATTATCGCTCAGAGCGGGCACAAAGGGGCAGTGACAGTGGCCACTAACATGGCGGGACGGGGGGTCGACATTATTTTAGGTGGAGAAACCTCAAACCGTGACCAGGCTAATTGGCAAAAAGAGCATGATGAAGTCGTCGCATTAGGCGGCCTGGCAGTACTAGGAACGGAACGCCATGAGTCCCGGCGGATTGATAACCAGCTCCGGGGCCGAGCCGGACGGCAGGGTGACATGGGCTATAGCCGCTTTTACGTCTCTTTGCAGGATGATCTAATGCGGATCTTTGGCGGTGAGGCGGTTTCTCACCTGATGGATCGTTTTGGCATGGACGAAAATACCCCTCTGGAAGCCGGGCTTGTTTCCCGTTCTATTGAAAGTGCTCAGAAGAAAGTGGAAGGCCACAATTTTGATATTCGCAAGCATTTAGTTGAATACGATGACGTCATGAATAAGCAACGAACGGTTATTTATAACCTCCGCAATAAATTACTAGCTGGTGATAGTGCTTGGTTGTTATCAAACGCCGGGATGGAAGACAAAAGTCCGCAGTTTGGTGAACACTGGTTGCAAGTTCTTAAACAAATTGCCTTGCAAGTCATTGATACTCTCTGGATTGAGCATTTAACCTACATGGACGATCTTCATGAAGGCATTGGTCTACGAGGCTATGCGCAGCAAGACCCGCTAGTGGCCTACAAACGCGAGGGCCGACTAGCTTTTGAGCGTCTGGTTCAAACTATTTATTCCACGATTAAGGAGCGGATGGAAATGCTAGAAAAAGACGCGGTGACGCAGCAGCAAGTTCAAGTAGAGAAACCACGGGAACTGGCCCATGCGCAGTATATTCACAAAGAATCCGACCTAGGCGTCGCCGACGAAACCGCTGCTTCGTCAACCCCGGTTGTGGCAGGACCAAAAGTCGGTCGCAACGATCTATGCCCTTGCGGTTCAGGAAAGAAATATAAAAACTGTCATGGTAAATAA
- a CDS encoding phosphatase PAP2 family protein: MIETLIIFIARWLIYVVIGITLAVAYFRWGQKAAARIGLTTLISFLVAEALKYIFNTPRPFVALKEVTPLIIFDPAFPSAHTATLVALGTVIFLKNKLWGIVILVIAMIVGASRVILQVHYPIDIFGGAIVGVIVGLFINYSPKIKLKRPIISKK; the protein is encoded by the coding sequence ATGATCGAAACTCTCATAATATTTATTGCCCGTTGGTTAATTTACGTTGTGATAGGGATTACCTTAGCCGTGGCTTATTTCCGCTGGGGCCAAAAAGCAGCCGCCCGAATCGGCTTAACCACGCTAATTTCTTTTTTAGTCGCCGAAGCCCTTAAATATATTTTTAACACTCCCAGACCATTCGTTGCTTTAAAAGAAGTAACCCCTTTAATTATCTTTGACCCCGCCTTCCCCTCCGCCCACACCGCGACCCTAGTAGCTTTGGGAACAGTGATTTTTTTGAAGAATAAATTGTGGGGAATAGTAATTTTAGTAATCGCCATGATTGTTGGTGCTTCTCGAGTAATATTGCAAGTGCACTACCCAATTGACATTTTTGGCGGGGCAATAGTTGGTGTGATTGTTGGACTATTTATTAACTACAGCCCAAAAATAAAACTAAAAAGGCCAATTATTTCGAAGAAATAA